Proteins from a genomic interval of Longimicrobium sp.:
- a CDS encoding efflux RND transporter permease subunit — protein sequence MSLPRIAIQRPVAVAMFFLGVVFLGVLSFVRLPIDLLPDVAYPRLVVYTTDPSAAPAEVERFITEPVEQAVSTVPGVQRVESVTREGQSLVTARFAWGTDMDFAALNTREKLDNIRDALPELAARPVVLRTDPRSEPIMAVSVAGQRDLPQLKELAEAVFKRRLEQIGGVAQATVTGGVEREVHVEVDPRLLESYGLTIDDVAGALAQANASAPGGTIRRGRYRYSLRTLGELQSTAEIAAIPVRRASQPGTGSAPPPANGAVPLPGQVLVRDVARVDDGFQERESIARYNGAEAVGLMVFKNAGANTVRVTREVERVLVQLRREYPEVKLEVATSQAGFISDALSNVVQEVILGGILAFLVLFFFLREWRYPVAVALVIPISLIATFALLEATHVTLNIMSLGGLALGVGLLMDNSIVVLENIFRHRELGARAAAAAALGTEEVQRAIIASTLTNIAVFGPIVYIEGVAGQMLGALALSVSFSLLASIVVAVTLLPAMAARWDAATDEHGTRRHGWLARQMSRPLDAFDRGFARLLGRYERLLEMGMRHRGRTMAVALTLLVAGLWILASLPRSVLPEVDQGSFRARLELPRGTPLETTAADAARLERAIRADPAVEAVFSRVGRQVAVAGMDESESGLNTATLEVRLRDGAATAEALRRLRTRLGGFPAGAVTLETGQATQLGRLLGAGESDLSVRIRGEDLDAAMAYAAQVRSRLLSVHSVANVRVGTEMGQPEVRVEIDRERAAAYGMDPSRVAATVEAYMKGKEATQLVDFDRRVPIVVRLPESARRSAETLETLTVDGVPLRELVHVRTASGPAEIRRVDQGRVVTVLADVAGGGGVTRAVEAVRGALASVPPPHGLRAEIGGENEEMRKGFRDLALAFSLALVLCYMLLAAEFESLLHPFIILLAVPLAAFGAAVALWVGGSGINTMSLIGIVILVGIVDNDAVVKLDFINQMRRQGMGRHDAIRAAGHARFRPIVMNTITAMLGLLPMALGIGAGGELQAPLAMAVFGGLLSATALTLVVIPVSYDLLEELQERMLRWFRAPSAIPSAGPSPSPAASPRPVPAAAEEMSDGVRNHPVAAPGLVAGD from the coding sequence TTGTCGCTCCCCCGCATCGCCATCCAGCGGCCCGTGGCGGTCGCCATGTTCTTCCTGGGGGTCGTGTTCCTGGGGGTGCTGTCGTTCGTGCGCCTCCCGATCGACCTCCTTCCCGACGTGGCCTATCCCCGTCTGGTGGTCTACACCACCGACCCGAGCGCCGCGCCGGCCGAGGTGGAGCGCTTCATCACCGAGCCGGTGGAGCAGGCGGTCAGCACCGTGCCCGGCGTGCAGCGCGTGGAAAGCGTCACGCGCGAGGGCCAGTCGCTCGTCACCGCGCGGTTCGCGTGGGGCACCGACATGGACTTCGCCGCGCTGAACACGCGCGAGAAGCTGGACAACATCCGCGACGCGCTCCCCGAGCTGGCCGCGCGCCCGGTCGTGCTGCGCACCGACCCGCGCAGCGAGCCGATCATGGCGGTGAGCGTGGCCGGCCAGCGCGACCTGCCGCAGCTGAAGGAGCTGGCCGAGGCCGTCTTCAAGCGGCGGCTGGAGCAGATCGGCGGCGTCGCGCAGGCCACGGTGACCGGCGGCGTCGAACGGGAAGTGCACGTGGAGGTCGATCCGCGGCTGCTGGAGAGCTACGGGCTGACGATCGACGACGTGGCCGGCGCGCTGGCGCAGGCCAACGCGAGCGCCCCCGGCGGCACCATCCGCCGCGGGCGCTACCGCTATTCGCTGCGCACGCTGGGCGAGCTGCAGTCGACCGCCGAGATCGCCGCCATCCCCGTGCGCCGCGCCTCACAGCCGGGGACGGGGAGCGCGCCGCCGCCGGCGAACGGTGCGGTGCCGCTTCCCGGGCAGGTGCTGGTGCGCGACGTGGCGCGGGTGGACGACGGCTTCCAGGAGCGCGAGTCCATCGCCCGCTACAACGGCGCGGAAGCGGTGGGGCTGATGGTGTTCAAGAACGCCGGCGCCAACACCGTCCGCGTCACCCGCGAGGTGGAGCGGGTGCTGGTCCAGCTCCGGCGCGAGTATCCCGAGGTGAAGCTGGAGGTGGCCACCAGCCAGGCCGGCTTCATCTCCGACGCGCTCTCCAACGTGGTGCAGGAGGTCATCCTCGGCGGCATCCTCGCGTTCCTCGTCCTCTTCTTCTTCCTGCGCGAGTGGCGCTACCCGGTCGCGGTGGCGCTCGTCATCCCCATCTCCCTGATCGCGACCTTCGCGCTGCTCGAGGCCACGCACGTCACGCTCAACATCATGAGCCTGGGCGGGCTGGCGCTGGGGGTGGGGCTGCTGATGGACAACTCCATCGTGGTGCTGGAGAACATCTTCCGGCACCGCGAGCTGGGCGCGCGCGCCGCCGCGGCGGCCGCGCTGGGGACGGAGGAGGTGCAGCGCGCGATCATCGCCTCGACGCTCACCAACATCGCCGTCTTCGGGCCCATCGTGTACATCGAGGGCGTCGCGGGGCAGATGCTGGGCGCGCTGGCGCTCAGCGTCTCGTTCTCGCTCCTCGCCTCTATCGTCGTCGCCGTCACGCTGCTGCCGGCGATGGCGGCGCGGTGGGACGCGGCGACGGACGAGCACGGCACGCGGCGGCACGGCTGGCTGGCGCGGCAGATGAGCCGCCCGCTGGACGCCTTCGACCGCGGCTTCGCGCGGCTGCTGGGGCGGTACGAGCGGCTGCTGGAGATGGGGATGCGGCACCGCGGGCGGACGATGGCGGTGGCGCTCACCCTCCTCGTCGCGGGGCTGTGGATCCTGGCGTCGCTGCCGCGGAGCGTGCTGCCGGAGGTCGATCAGGGGTCCTTCCGCGCGCGGCTGGAGCTGCCGCGGGGGACGCCGCTGGAGACGACGGCGGCCGATGCGGCGCGGCTGGAGCGCGCGATCCGCGCGGACCCCGCGGTGGAGGCCGTGTTCTCGCGCGTGGGCCGGCAGGTGGCGGTCGCGGGGATGGACGAGAGCGAGAGCGGGCTGAACACCGCCACGCTGGAGGTGCGGCTCCGCGACGGCGCGGCGACGGCGGAGGCGCTCCGCCGGCTCAGGACGCGCCTGGGCGGCTTTCCCGCGGGGGCGGTGACGCTGGAGACGGGGCAGGCCACGCAGCTCGGCCGCCTGCTGGGCGCGGGGGAGAGCGACCTGTCCGTGCGCATCCGCGGCGAGGACCTGGACGCGGCGATGGCCTACGCGGCGCAGGTCCGGTCGCGCCTCCTCTCCGTCCACTCGGTCGCCAACGTACGCGTGGGGACGGAGATGGGGCAGCCCGAGGTGCGGGTGGAGATCGATCGCGAGCGCGCGGCGGCGTACGGGATGGACCCGTCGCGCGTGGCGGCGACGGTGGAGGCGTACATGAAGGGGAAGGAGGCCACGCAGCTGGTGGACTTCGACCGCCGGGTCCCCATCGTGGTCCGCCTTCCCGAGAGCGCCCGCCGCAGCGCGGAAACGCTGGAGACGCTCACCGTGGACGGCGTTCCGCTGCGCGAGCTCGTGCACGTGCGCACCGCCAGCGGGCCGGCGGAGATCCGCCGCGTGGACCAGGGACGCGTGGTGACGGTGCTGGCGGACGTGGCCGGCGGCGGCGGGGTGACGCGCGCGGTGGAGGCGGTGCGCGGCGCGCTGGCCTCGGTGCCGCCGCCGCACGGGCTGCGCGCGGAGATCGGCGGCGAGAACGAGGAGATGCGGAAGGGGTTCCGCGACCTGGCGCTCGCCTTCTCCCTCGCGCTCGTCCTGTGCTACATGCTCCTCGCCGCCGAGTTCGAGAGCCTGCTCCACCCCTTCATCATCCTCCTCGCCGTCCCGCTCGCGGCGTTCGGGGCGGCGGTGGCGCTCTGGGTGGGGGGATCGGGGATCAACACCATGAGCCTGATCGGGATCGTGATCCTGGTCGGCATCGTGGACAACGACGCGGTGGTGAAGCTCGACTTCATCAACCAGATGCGCCGCCAGGGGATGGGCCGCCACGACGCCATCCGCGCCGCGGGCCACGCGCGCTTCCGGCCCATCGTGATGAACACCATCACCGCCATGCTGGGGCTGCTGCCGATGGCGCTGGGGATCGGCGCCGGCGGCGAGCTGCAGGCGCCGCTGGCGATGGCGGTCTTCGGCGGGCTGCTGAGCGCGACCGCGCTGACGCTCGTCGTCATCCCCGTCTCCTACGACCTGCTGGAGGAGCTGCAGGAGCGCATGCTCCGTTGGTTCCGTGCTCCGTCCGCCATCCCGTCCGCCGGCCCTTCGCCCTCACCCGCCGCGTCCCCCAGGCCCGTCCCCGCCGCGGCGGAGGAGATGTCGGACGGTGTGCGCAATCACCCGGTCGCCGCGCCGGGCCTGGTCGCGGGGGACTGA